The nucleotide window GACCAACACCCTGGGCTTGCGCTGACATTGCGCAAGGGCGGTCGCAAGCGTTTGCGTGCCCTGCGCGCGACTCTCGAGGATGCGCTGCTTCTTGGCTGCGCTCCAGCGGCCGGTAATGGTTTCCCCGGCCAGATGCAACACGGCGTCGAAACCTTCGAGCCGTTCGCCGGCCATCGCGCCAGCAGCGTCCCAGGGAATCTCGGAGTCATCACGCGGCCGCGCTCGCACCAGGCGCGTGACCTTGGCCCCGGCCCCCGTGAGGAGGGGACAAAGAGCGGAGCCGATGAACCCCGAAGCTCCGCTGACCAGGATCTTCCAGCCCGTAATTGCGCTCGCGGCCACTGGCTTCGGCCCCCAGACTAGGGAATGTTAGCGCGAAATCGGGATGTCCAGTGCGGGCAATAAGTCGGAGGAAACATCTGCGTTTTCCGCAAGTTACAGAAACCTTCAGCCGCCGCATTTTGTCGTCAACACTTGTCTATATGTAAATCATACTTGACAATATGACTTGCATAGTTTACTTTTTCCTTGCCGTTGAACGTAGCCGGGAGGAGTCATGAACCAGCCAATCCGTTTAGAGCGAACCGCCGAGGTGGGCCAGTTGATGGTATGGGCTGCACTGCTGGGCGCCGGTTATGCAGCAGCGACGACGGCCACGCTTGCCTGGCTCGCGTTCGCGATGTGGATGGGAGGAAGTTATGGAAAAGTTTGCTGAGGCGTGTGCGGGTGTCTCGCGTCGCGACCTGACGTGGAGCATCGTGTGGGAAGTGCTGTTTGCCGTGGCTTACTCCGGAGCCGCGTTGATTACCCGCAACTTCGATCTCTCGGTGGCCGCCAAGGTGGCGGTCATTCTGACGCCGGTGCCCTTTTTCGCGCTGTTTCTGCTCGCTGAGGTGCGAATGTTGCGGCAACTGGACGAGATGCAGAAGCGGATTCAGTTGGAGGCGCTGGCGTTTGCTTTCCCCTGCGGTCTCCTGTTGCTGATGACGCTGGGACTGCTGCAGCGCGTGATCACGCTGCCTCCGGAGGATTGGGGCTATCGCCATGTCTGGCCGCTGGTTGCGCTCCTCTATTTCGTGGGCCTATTCATTGCCCGGAGGCGCTACCAATGAAGAACCGGCTGCGGGTCTTGCGGGCGGAGCGCGACTGGTCGCAGGCGGAGCTGGCCGAACGCCTGGGCGTTTCCCGGCAAACGGTCAACGCCATTGAAGTGGGCAAGTACGACCCCAGCCTGCCCCTGGCCTTCGCCATTGCGCGTTTGTTCGGTCAGGCGATTGAGCAGATTTTCGAGCCCGACGGCAGCTGGCCGGGCGGACCAAGGGTTCCAGGTTCGACCTAGGGCAGAAGAATCTGGAGGCACTGTCAGCGGCCTGGCACTCGCTATAATCAGGCATGGCGACGCTGCGCCATCAGATCGCCACCAACGTCCTGACGGTCACGAAGTTCCGCGACCTGCTGAAGAAGGTCCGCGCCTACCGGCCCAACGACGACCTCGAGATCATCCGCAAAGCCTACGATTTCTCCCTCAAGCTGCACACCGGGCAGTCGCGGGCATCCGGCGAGCCCTACCTGGTGCATCCCTTGTCCGTGGCCACGGTGCTGGCCGACCTGAAACTGGACGCCACCTCCATCGCCGCCGGGCTGCTGCACGACGCCATCGAAGACACCACCGTCACCGCCACCGAGATCCGGCAGGAATTCGGCGAGCAGGTGGCGCACATCGTGGAAGGGGTCACCAAGATCAGCCAGATCGACTTCGCCAACCGCGAGGAGCGCCAGGCGGAGAACCTGCGCAAGATGATGCTGGCGATGGTGGACGACATCCGCGTCGTGCTCATCAAGCTGGCTGACCGCCTGCACAACATGCGCACCCTGGAGCACCTGCCGCCGGAGCGCCGGGAAAAGATCGCCAGGGAGACCCTGGAAATCTACGCGCCTATTGCTCACCGCCTGGGCATGGGCAAGCTGCGGGGCGAACTCGAGGACCTGGCCTTCCAATACGTCGATCCCATCGCTTACGACCAGGTAAAGCGGGCGGTGGAAAAGCGCCGCAAGCAGGGAGACCAGTTTCTGGAGCAAGTGGTGGAGGTCATCCGCGAGAAGCTGAAGGAGAACGGCATCGAGGCGAAAGTGGACAGCCGCATCAAGCGCCTCTACAGCGTTTCCCAGAAGCTGCAGCGGCAAGGCATCCCGGTGGACCAGGTGTATGACCTGCTGGCGGTGCGCATCATCACGCAGAGCGTGAAGGACTGCTACGCCGCGCTGGGCATGATCCACAACCTGTGGCGTCCGGTGCAGGGACGGATCAAGGACTTCATCGCCATGCCGCGGCCCAACCTTTACCAGTCGCTGCACACCAGCGTGATCGCGGAGAACGGCACCCCGTTCGAGGTGCAGATCCGCACCGAAGACATGCACAAAATGGCCGAGGAAGGCATCTCCGCTCACTGGAAGTACAAGGACGGGGCGGTGCCGGCGCGCGACGAAGAACGGCTGGCCTGGCTGCGGCAACTGGTGGAGTGGCAGAAAGAGGCGCAGGACCCCGCCGAATTCCTCTCCACGCTGAAACTCGACCTCTACCCGGAAGACGTCTACACCTTCACGCCCAAGGGCAAGGTGGTGATCCTGCCGCGCGAAGCGACGCCGGTGGACTTCGCCTACGCCATCCACACCGAAGTGGGCCACACCTGCGTGGGAGCGCGGGTGAACGGGCGCATGGTGCCGCTGCGGACGCGTCTGCGCTCCGGCGACATCGTGGAAATCCTGACTCAGGCGGGGCACAAGCCCAGTCGCGACTGGCTCACGTTCGTGAAGTCGTCGCGGGCGCGCAACAAGATCCGCCACTGGCTGAACGTGCACCAGCGCGAGCGGGCCATCGAGATCGGACGCAAGCTGATCGAGAAGGAAGCGCGCAAGTACCGCGTCGCGCTGAAGGGAGTGGAGGAGAAGCAGTTCGAGCAGGTGGCCTCGGATTACGGCCTGGGCCGGCCAGAGGATCTGCTGGCGGGCATTGGATACGGCAAGTTTCCCGCTCGGCAAGTCCTCGCGCGGCTGGTGCCGGCCACCGCCGAGCCCGCCGAAGCCCCGGCGGAAGAGAAGCCCGGGGCCTTCACCAGCGTCATGCGGCGGGTGTTCGGCGGCGACTCCGGAGCCATCAAGGTCAAGGGGCAGGGCGACCTGCTGGTGTACCGCGCCCGCTGCTGCAATCCCATCCGCGGCGAGGAGATCGTGGGCTACGTCACCCGCGGCAAAGGGGTGGCTGTGCATGCGCGGAGCTGTCCCAACGTGACCAACCTGCTCTACGAGCCGGAACGGCGGATCGACGTGGAATGGGCGCGCGAAGGCGCCGCCGCCTACCCGGTGAAGCTCACCGTCTTCTGCGATGACCGCCCCGGCATGCTGAAGCAGATCACCGCCATCATCAGCGACGAGAACACCAACATCCGCAACATCGAAGCCCGTGCCGCCAACAGCCAGGCCACCATCGATATCGTGCTCGATATCGACGACCTCAAGCACCTGGAGCACCTGATCACAGCCCTGCGCCAGGTGGCCGGCATAAGAGACGTGCAGCGGGTGCAGAAGCTGTGATTTGCCGCGGATGAACGCGGATCAACACGGATGGATTGACCAATATTCGAATTGAAGAATTGCTGAATTGACGATGGATTGGTTCATTGAAGATTGATAGTGGCAATCCTCAGTGAAGAAATGATTCAATCGTCAATTCTTTGTCACTCTCAAAGGAGCTTTGCCCATGAAAGTCACGGTTTCCACCAGCGATGCACCCCGGGCCATCGGGCCCTACTCGCAGGGCATCAAGGCAGGCGGGTTCGTGTTTGTCTCCGGACAGATCGCCATCGATCCGGCCACCGGCACCGTGATTGCGGGCGATATACGGGCGCAGACCGAGCGCGTGCTCAAGAACCTGGCCGCCATCCTGGAGGCCGCGGGCAGCAGCATGGAACAGGTGGTGAAGACCACCGTGTTCATCAAGAACATGGAGGATTTCGCGTCCATGAACGAGGTCTATGCGCGGGCGTTCGATCTGGAGCCGCCGGCGCGCGCCACCGTCGAATGCTCCAAACTGCCCAAGGACGTGCTGGTGGAGATCGACGCCATCGCCGAGGCGTGAAATCCCCTCCGGGCGCCATAACCACCCGGGAACTGTCACGTCTATTCCTTCGTATCTACAGGCCAGGGAAGAGTCCGCCTTGTAGGGGGGTGTCCGATGAGACCCATGACAGCGCAGGGGCTGTGCCTTCTCGCCCTGCTCGTGGCTGCGACCAGCGCGCAGGCCGACCAATGGACCAAGACCTATGCGGTGAGTGGCACGCCGGAACTTCGCATGGAAACCGGCGACGGCAATCTGCATGTCAGCCGCTCTGAACACAGGGAGATCGCGGTTCGGGTGGAAACCCGCAACTGGACGATCGGTGAGGGCGGCCTTCGT belongs to Terriglobales bacterium and includes:
- a CDS encoding helix-turn-helix transcriptional regulator, which produces MKNRLRVLRAERDWSQAELAERLGVSRQTVNAIEVGKYDPSLPLAFAIARLFGQAIEQIFEPDGSWPGGPRVPGST
- a CDS encoding RidA family protein; the protein is MKVTVSTSDAPRAIGPYSQGIKAGGFVFVSGQIAIDPATGTVIAGDIRAQTERVLKNLAAILEAAGSSMEQVVKTTVFIKNMEDFASMNEVYARAFDLEPPARATVECSKLPKDVLVEIDAIAEA
- a CDS encoding bifunctional (p)ppGpp synthetase/guanosine-3',5'-bis(diphosphate) 3'-pyrophosphohydrolase, with protein sequence MATLRHQIATNVLTVTKFRDLLKKVRAYRPNDDLEIIRKAYDFSLKLHTGQSRASGEPYLVHPLSVATVLADLKLDATSIAAGLLHDAIEDTTVTATEIRQEFGEQVAHIVEGVTKISQIDFANREERQAENLRKMMLAMVDDIRVVLIKLADRLHNMRTLEHLPPERREKIARETLEIYAPIAHRLGMGKLRGELEDLAFQYVDPIAYDQVKRAVEKRRKQGDQFLEQVVEVIREKLKENGIEAKVDSRIKRLYSVSQKLQRQGIPVDQVYDLLAVRIITQSVKDCYAALGMIHNLWRPVQGRIKDFIAMPRPNLYQSLHTSVIAENGTPFEVQIRTEDMHKMAEEGISAHWKYKDGAVPARDEERLAWLRQLVEWQKEAQDPAEFLSTLKLDLYPEDVYTFTPKGKVVILPREATPVDFAYAIHTEVGHTCVGARVNGRMVPLRTRLRSGDIVEILTQAGHKPSRDWLTFVKSSRARNKIRHWLNVHQRERAIEIGRKLIEKEARKYRVALKGVEEKQFEQVASDYGLGRPEDLLAGIGYGKFPARQVLARLVPATAEPAEAPAEEKPGAFTSVMRRVFGGDSGAIKVKGQGDLLVYRARCCNPIRGEEIVGYVTRGKGVAVHARSCPNVTNLLYEPERRIDVEWAREGAAAYPVKLTVFCDDRPGMLKQITAIISDENTNIRNIEARAANSQATIDIVLDIDDLKHLEHLITALRQVAGIRDVQRVQKL
- a CDS encoding NAD-dependent epimerase/dehydratase family protein, with the translated sequence MAASAITGWKILVSGASGFIGSALCPLLTGAGAKVTRLVRARPRDDSEIPWDAAGAMAGERLEGFDAVLHLAGETITGRWSAAKKQRILESRAQGTQTLATALAQCQRKPRVLV